A window of Pan paniscus chromosome 10, NHGRI_mPanPan1-v2.0_pri, whole genome shotgun sequence contains these coding sequences:
- the LOC100979118 gene encoding large ribosomal subunit protein uL13-like, protein MAEVQVLVLDGRGHLLGRLAAIVAKQVLLGRKVVVVRCEGINISGNFYRNKLKYLAFLRKRMNTNSYRGSYHFRARSRIFWRTVRGMLTHKTKRGQAALDRLKVFDGIPPLYDKKKRMVVPAALKVVRLKPTRKFAYLGRLAHEFGWKYQAGTATLEEKRKEKAKIHYGKKKQLTRLRKQAEKNVEKKIDKYTEVLKTHGLLI, encoded by the coding sequence ATGGCGGAGGTGCAGGTCCTGGTGCTTGATGGTCGAGGCCATCTCCTGGGCCGCCTGGCGGCCATCGTGGCTAAACAGGTACTGCTGGGCCGGAAGGTGGTGGTCGTACGCTGCGAAGGCATCAACATTTCTGGCAATTTCTACAGAAACAAGTTGAAGTACCTCGCTTTCCTCCGCAAGCGGATGAACACCAACTCTTACCGAGGCTCCTACCACTTCCGGGCCCGCAGCCGCATCTTCTGGCGGACCGTGCGAGGTATGCTGACCCACAAGACCAAGCGAGGCCAGGCCGCTCTGGACCGTCTCAAGGTGTTTGACGGCATCCCACCGCTCTACGACAAGAAAAAGCGGATGGTGGTTCCTGCTGCGCTCAAGGTTGTGCGTCTGAAGCCTACAAGAAAGTTTGCGTATCTGGGGCGCCTGGCTCACGAGTTTGGCTGGAAGTACCAAGCAGGGACAGCCAccctggaggagaagaggaaggagaaagccAAGATCCACTACGGGAAGAAGAAACAGCTCACGAGGCTACGGAAACAGGCCGAGAAGAACGTGGagaagaaaattgacaaatacaCAGAGGTCCTCAAGACCCACGGCCTCCTGATCTGA